In Pseudoalteromonas sp. NC201, a single window of DNA contains:
- a CDS encoding GNAT family N-acetyltransferase, whose amino-acid sequence MKISVVENPEQQFVDFLSSKISEFNWANWEVTERLPLAVEVKGESGEVVAGAAARTFGNWLLLDTLWVSETLRGQNIGSQILESLEAAAKQRGCVKCLLDTLNFQAMPFYEKHGYETQWIQEHYPKDGCKYFMVKVL is encoded by the coding sequence GTGAAAATATCCGTGGTAGAAAATCCTGAGCAACAATTTGTCGATTTTTTAAGTAGTAAAATTAGCGAGTTTAACTGGGCTAATTGGGAGGTCACAGAGCGTCTTCCATTGGCGGTTGAAGTAAAGGGTGAGTCTGGAGAGGTTGTTGCAGGTGCAGCCGCGCGTACTTTTGGCAACTGGTTGTTGCTTGATACTTTGTGGGTTTCTGAGACACTAAGGGGTCAAAATATCGGCTCACAGATACTAGAAAGCCTAGAAGCGGCAGCCAAACAAAGAGGGTGCGTGAAATGCTTACTCGATACCTTAAATTTTCAGGCAATGCCATTTTATGAAAAGCATGGCTATGAGACCCAATGGATCCAAGAACATTACCCTAAAGATGGCTGTAAGTATTTTATGGTAAAGGTGTTATAA
- a CDS encoding DUF7709 family protein — protein MKNVENTEQLAAVNQKVVREGECLPSVQLKDGSRVQTGTVATMLHNIDLYNAGERGQVEDELKLAIPTLCKIGLFELFTVEEWLSGDNPGRRYVGECAKAFLSNNVS, from the coding sequence ATGAAAAATGTAGAAAACACTGAGCAGTTGGCTGCGGTAAATCAAAAGGTAGTAAGAGAAGGTGAGTGCTTACCATCGGTACAATTAAAAGATGGTAGTAGAGTGCAAACGGGTACAGTAGCAACTATGTTGCATAACATTGACCTTTACAATGCTGGTGAGCGAGGACAAGTAGAGGACGAGCTAAAGCTTGCAATCCCAACGCTGTGTAAAATCGGTCTATTTGAGCTGTTTACTGTGGAAGAATGGTTGAGTGGAGATAATCCTGGCCGTCGATACGTGGGTGAATGTGCCAAGGCATTTCTAAGTAATAACGTTAGCTAA
- a CDS encoding DUF3297 family protein, which produces MTDSIEKPALPDRLSINPRSPHYAKEILEHHIGIRFNGKERTDVEEYCISEGWIKVAAPKALDRRGQPLLIKSKGTVEAYYC; this is translated from the coding sequence ATGACAGATTCAATCGAAAAACCAGCACTACCAGATAGACTTTCTATCAATCCTCGCAGCCCACATTATGCTAAAGAAATACTAGAGCACCACATTGGCATTCGTTTTAATGGAAAAGAACGTACCGATGTTGAAGAGTATTGCATTAGTGAAGGCTGGATCAAAGTCGCTGCGCCAAAAGCGCTAGATCGCCGAGGTCAGCCTTTGCTAATTAAATCAAAAGGAACGGTTGAAGCTTACTATTGCTAA
- a CDS encoding response regulator encodes MKVVVVDDQKLVREGIVTLLQFNEEVEVIAQYDNGQTLLDGLSEVSPDIILLDLSMPIMNGIATLKQLNSRGITIPVLVLTTFDDPKLVLDSLSNGAKGFVLKDIALDSLVNAMKTILNGETYFQPAITETLLKYAPKLDNDFSEFKATETLSVREIEVLRLVANGYSNKEIAEALHKSEGTIKNHVSNLLSKLGVRDRTRAVLLAIEMGILQ; translated from the coding sequence GACCAGAAACTCGTAAGAGAAGGCATTGTCACTTTATTACAATTTAACGAAGAAGTTGAAGTGATTGCCCAGTACGACAATGGTCAGACGTTACTTGATGGGCTATCAGAGGTTTCACCTGATATTATTCTACTGGATCTATCGATGCCAATTATGAACGGTATCGCTACTTTGAAGCAGCTAAATAGTCGCGGTATAACGATCCCAGTATTAGTGCTAACAACCTTTGATGACCCCAAACTCGTTCTGGACAGCTTAAGTAATGGAGCCAAAGGCTTTGTACTTAAAGATATCGCTCTGGATTCGTTGGTGAATGCAATGAAAACCATCCTCAATGGTGAAACCTACTTTCAGCCGGCAATTACAGAAACCCTATTAAAGTATGCACCAAAACTCGACAATGATTTTTCTGAGTTCAAAGCCACAGAGACGCTTAGCGTACGAGAAATAGAGGTATTGAGACTGGTTGCAAATGGTTATTCCAACAAGGAAATAGCCGAAGCCTTACACAAGTCAGAAGGCACAATCAAAAATCACGTCTCCAATTTACTTTCTAAACTGGGTGTGAGGGATAGAACCCGTGCGGTGCTATTAGCAATCGAGATGGGAATATTACAGTAG